In a genomic window of Bacillus rossius redtenbacheri isolate Brsri chromosome 4 unlocalized genomic scaffold, Brsri_v3 Brsri_v3_scf4_2, whole genome shotgun sequence:
- the LOC134541922 gene encoding tryptophan--tRNA ligase, mitochondrial isoform X3 has product MNSSNFTKTIFECMRLKSLCFWPLRKSFCSEVHRTDSWPQRVFSGIQPTGAIHLGNYFGAVARWRELQDGGANTMCCIADLHSITLPQEPLQLKKNIYQMTATLLACGIDPEKTILFQQSQVPQHAELCWVLACHSTMARLAHLPQFREKSASLKEVPVGIYVYPVLQAADILLYRLRSLRDPQKKMSKSDADPRSRIELMDSPADIREKCKKAVTDFTSAVTFNPVSRPGVSNLITIHSLLSGLSPEDICRDSSGLDTGRYKLVVAEVIAKNIAPIREKVIHIMSKHQYLDDVLESGAEKAVRIARETWNDVKNKVGFTYLL; this is encoded by the exons atgaaCTCATCGAATTTTACAAAGACGATATTTGAATGCATGAGGTTGAAGAGTTTATGTTTCTGGCCTTTGAGAAAGTCATTCTGCAGCGAAGTACATagg ACTGACTCGTGGCCGCAGCGCGTTTTTTCCGGGATCCAGCCGACGGGAGCCATCCACCTGGGCAACTACTTTGGCGCCGTCGCGAGGTGGCGTGAGCTCCAGGACGGTGGTGCCAACACGATGTGTTGCATTGCGGACCTGCATTCCATCACTCTGCCGCAG gaaCCATTACAGCTCAAGAAAAATATATACCAAATGACTGCCACTTTGTTAGCATGTGGAATTGATCcagaaaaaacaattttgtttcaaCAGTCACAG GTTCCGCAGCACGCGGAGCTGTGCTGGGTGCTGGCCTGCCACAGCACGATGGCCCGCCTCGCCCACCTGCCGCAGTTCCGGGAGAAGTCTGCGAGCCTTAAAGAGGTGCCCGTCGGCATCTACGTGTACCCCGTGCTGCAGGCCGCCGACATACTGCTGTACAG GCTGAGAAGTTTACGAGATCCTCAGAAGAAAATGTCCAAGTCTGACGCAGATCCCCGAAGCAGGATTGAGCTCATGGATTCTCCTGCTGACATAAGGGAGAAATGCAAAAAAGCTGTCACTGATTTCACCTCTGCCGTGACGTTCAACCCTGTGAGCCGGCCCGGGGTATCCAACTTGATAACCATACATTCTCTTCTTAGTGGCCTTTCACCTGAGGACATCTGCAGAGACTCCTCTGGATTGGATACTGGGAG GTACAAATTAGTTGTTGCAGAAGTGATTGCAAAGAATATAGCACCAATTAGAGAAAAAGTTATTCATATAATGTCAAAACATCAGTATTTGGATGATGTGTTGGAAAGTGGTGCTGAGAAAGCTGTGAGGATTGCTCGAGAAACGTGGAACGATGTGAAAAATAAAGTTGGTTTCACTTATTTATTGTAG
- the LOC134541922 gene encoding tryptophan--tRNA ligase, mitochondrial isoform X2, giving the protein MNSSNFTKTIFECMRLKSLCFWPLRKSFCSEVHRTDSWPQRVFSGIQPTGAIHLGNYFGAVARWRELQDGGANTMCCIADLHSITLPQEPLQLKKNIYQMTATLLACGIDPEKTILFQQSQVPQHAELCWVLACHSTMARLAHLPQFREKSASLKEVPVGIYVYPVLQAADILLYSRLRSLRDPQKKMSKSDADPRSRIELMDSPADIREKCKKAVTDFTSAVTFNPVSRPGVSNLITIHSLLSGLSPEDICRDSSGLDTGRYKLVVAEVIAKNIAPIREKVIHIMSKHQYLDDVLESGAEKAVRIARETWNDVKNKVGFTYLL; this is encoded by the exons atgaaCTCATCGAATTTTACAAAGACGATATTTGAATGCATGAGGTTGAAGAGTTTATGTTTCTGGCCTTTGAGAAAGTCATTCTGCAGCGAAGTACATagg ACTGACTCGTGGCCGCAGCGCGTTTTTTCCGGGATCCAGCCGACGGGAGCCATCCACCTGGGCAACTACTTTGGCGCCGTCGCGAGGTGGCGTGAGCTCCAGGACGGTGGTGCCAACACGATGTGTTGCATTGCGGACCTGCATTCCATCACTCTGCCGCAG gaaCCATTACAGCTCAAGAAAAATATATACCAAATGACTGCCACTTTGTTAGCATGTGGAATTGATCcagaaaaaacaattttgtttcaaCAGTCACAG GTTCCGCAGCACGCGGAGCTGTGCTGGGTGCTGGCCTGCCACAGCACGATGGCCCGCCTCGCCCACCTGCCGCAGTTCCGGGAGAAGTCTGCGAGCCTTAAAGAGGTGCCCGTCGGCATCTACGTGTACCCCGTGCTGCAGGCCGCCGACATACTGCTGTACAG TAGGCTGAGAAGTTTACGAGATCCTCAGAAGAAAATGTCCAAGTCTGACGCAGATCCCCGAAGCAGGATTGAGCTCATGGATTCTCCTGCTGACATAAGGGAGAAATGCAAAAAAGCTGTCACTGATTTCACCTCTGCCGTGACGTTCAACCCTGTGAGCCGGCCCGGGGTATCCAACTTGATAACCATACATTCTCTTCTTAGTGGCCTTTCACCTGAGGACATCTGCAGAGACTCCTCTGGATTGGATACTGGGAG GTACAAATTAGTTGTTGCAGAAGTGATTGCAAAGAATATAGCACCAATTAGAGAAAAAGTTATTCATATAATGTCAAAACATCAGTATTTGGATGATGTGTTGGAAAGTGGTGCTGAGAAAGCTGTGAGGATTGCTCGAGAAACGTGGAACGATGTGAAAAATAAAGTTGGTTTCACTTATTTATTGTAG
- the LOC134541922 gene encoding tryptophan--tRNA ligase, mitochondrial isoform X4 produces MNSSNFTKTIFECMRLKSLCFWPLRKSFCSEVHRTDSWPQRVFSGIQPTGAIHLGNYFGAVARWRELQDGGANTMCCIADLHSITLPQEPLQLKKNIYQMTATLLACGIDPEKTILFQQSQVPQHAELCWVLACHSTMARLAHLPQFREKSASLKEVPVGIYVYPVLQAADILLYRSTHVPVGEDQVQHLQLAQQLVKTFNNRYGPTFPSPKAIVGG; encoded by the exons atgaaCTCATCGAATTTTACAAAGACGATATTTGAATGCATGAGGTTGAAGAGTTTATGTTTCTGGCCTTTGAGAAAGTCATTCTGCAGCGAAGTACATagg ACTGACTCGTGGCCGCAGCGCGTTTTTTCCGGGATCCAGCCGACGGGAGCCATCCACCTGGGCAACTACTTTGGCGCCGTCGCGAGGTGGCGTGAGCTCCAGGACGGTGGTGCCAACACGATGTGTTGCATTGCGGACCTGCATTCCATCACTCTGCCGCAG gaaCCATTACAGCTCAAGAAAAATATATACCAAATGACTGCCACTTTGTTAGCATGTGGAATTGATCcagaaaaaacaattttgtttcaaCAGTCACAG GTTCCGCAGCACGCGGAGCTGTGCTGGGTGCTGGCCTGCCACAGCACGATGGCCCGCCTCGCCCACCTGCCGCAGTTCCGGGAGAAGTCTGCGAGCCTTAAAGAGGTGCCCGTCGGCATCTACGTGTACCCCGTGCTGCAGGCCGCCGACATACTGCTGTACAG AAGCACTCACGTGCCGGTCGGGGAGGACCAGGTACAGCACTTGCAACTTGCTCAGCAGCTGGTGAAAACCTTCAACAACCGCTACGGACCAACATTCCCCTCACCGAAAGCTATCGTTGGAG GCTGA
- the LOC134541922 gene encoding tryptophan--tRNA ligase, mitochondrial isoform X1 yields MNSSNFTKTIFECMRLKSLCFWPLRKSFCSEVHRTDSWPQRVFSGIQPTGAIHLGNYFGAVARWRELQDGGANTMCCIADLHSITLPQEPLQLKKNIYQMTATLLACGIDPEKTILFQQSQVPQHAELCWVLACHSTMARLAHLPQFREKSASLKEVPVGIYVYPVLQAADILLYRSTHVPVGEDQVQHLQLAQQLVKTFNNRYGPTFPSPKAIVGDHTVSRLRSLRDPQKKMSKSDADPRSRIELMDSPADIREKCKKAVTDFTSAVTFNPVSRPGVSNLITIHSLLSGLSPEDICRDSSGLDTGRYKLVVAEVIAKNIAPIREKVIHIMSKHQYLDDVLESGAEKAVRIARETWNDVKNKVGFTYLL; encoded by the exons atgaaCTCATCGAATTTTACAAAGACGATATTTGAATGCATGAGGTTGAAGAGTTTATGTTTCTGGCCTTTGAGAAAGTCATTCTGCAGCGAAGTACATagg ACTGACTCGTGGCCGCAGCGCGTTTTTTCCGGGATCCAGCCGACGGGAGCCATCCACCTGGGCAACTACTTTGGCGCCGTCGCGAGGTGGCGTGAGCTCCAGGACGGTGGTGCCAACACGATGTGTTGCATTGCGGACCTGCATTCCATCACTCTGCCGCAG gaaCCATTACAGCTCAAGAAAAATATATACCAAATGACTGCCACTTTGTTAGCATGTGGAATTGATCcagaaaaaacaattttgtttcaaCAGTCACAG GTTCCGCAGCACGCGGAGCTGTGCTGGGTGCTGGCCTGCCACAGCACGATGGCCCGCCTCGCCCACCTGCCGCAGTTCCGGGAGAAGTCTGCGAGCCTTAAAGAGGTGCCCGTCGGCATCTACGTGTACCCCGTGCTGCAGGCCGCCGACATACTGCTGTACAG AAGCACTCACGTGCCGGTCGGGGAGGACCAGGTACAGCACTTGCAACTTGCTCAGCAGCTGGTGAAAACCTTCAACAACCGCTACGGACCAACATTCCCCTCACCGAAAGCTATCGTTGGAG acCACACTGTTAGTAGGCTGAGAAGTTTACGAGATCCTCAGAAGAAAATGTCCAAGTCTGACGCAGATCCCCGAAGCAGGATTGAGCTCATGGATTCTCCTGCTGACATAAGGGAGAAATGCAAAAAAGCTGTCACTGATTTCACCTCTGCCGTGACGTTCAACCCTGTGAGCCGGCCCGGGGTATCCAACTTGATAACCATACATTCTCTTCTTAGTGGCCTTTCACCTGAGGACATCTGCAGAGACTCCTCTGGATTGGATACTGGGAG GTACAAATTAGTTGTTGCAGAAGTGATTGCAAAGAATATAGCACCAATTAGAGAAAAAGTTATTCATATAATGTCAAAACATCAGTATTTGGATGATGTGTTGGAAAGTGGTGCTGAGAAAGCTGTGAGGATTGCTCGAGAAACGTGGAACGATGTGAAAAATAAAGTTGGTTTCACTTATTTATTGTAG